The following are encoded in a window of Impatiens glandulifera chromosome 5, dImpGla2.1, whole genome shotgun sequence genomic DNA:
- the LOC124940494 gene encoding metallothionein-like protein type 2 B translates to MSCCGGNCGCGSDCKCGNGCGGCKMYPDMSNYSETTAATATTVVGVAPRQTFAAVMEMGSSENGCECGSNCKCNPCNCK, encoded by the exons ATGTCTTGCTGTGGAGGAAACTGTGGATGTGGATCTGATTGCAAATGTGGTAATGGTTGTGGAGG ATGTAAGATGTACCCTGATATGAGTAATTACTCGGAGACAACCGCCGCCACCGCCACCACGGTTGTCGGTGTTGCCCCACGACAGACATTCGCCGCGGTTATGGAAATGGGGTCGTCGGAGAATGGTTGCGAGTGTGGATCTAATTGCAAATGCAATCCTTGCAATTGCAAATGA
- the LOC124940671 gene encoding transcription factor AS1, translating into MKERQRWRPEEDSLLRSYVKQYGPREWNLVSQRMNTPLNRDAKSCLERWKNYLKPGIKKGSLTDDEQRLVISLQAKHGNKWKKIAAEVPGRTAKRLGKWWEVFKEKQLREQKEINKIVEPVEEGKYDRILETFAEKLVKERPLPPPPLQSPSPLPSPVMATPNGPPPNTTLLPPWLSNSNAAASSNVRPASPSVTLTLSPAASRPTIPWLQVDNNNNNNNPSHVMGNLPIHQTGENLLIAEILDCCKDLEEGHRAWAAHKKEAAWRLRRVELQLESEKANRRREKIEEIESKVKALWEEQKASLDRIEGEYREQLAGLRKDAEVKEQKLAEQWAEKHLRVTKILDQTGHRQQRLPDPNGR; encoded by the coding sequence ATGAAGGAGAGGCAACGTTGGCGGCCTGAAGAGGATTCTCTCTTACGTTCTTACGTTAAACAGTACGGTCCAAGAGAATGGAACCTCGTTTCTCAACGTATGAACACACCTCTTAACAGAGACGCTAAATCCTGTCTTGAAAGGTGGAAAAATTACCTTAAACCCGGTATTAAGAAAGGTTCTTTAACTGACGACGAACAAAGATTAGTCATTAGTCTTCAAGCTAAACACGGTAACAAATGGAAGAAAATCGCTGCTGAAGTTCCCGGTAGAACTGCTAAAAGACTCGGTAAGTGGTGGGAAGTTTTCAAGGAGAAACAGTTGAGAGAACAGAAGgagattaataaaattgttgaaCCTGTTGAAGAAGGTAAGTACGATCGGATTCTTGAAACCTTCGCCGAGAAATTAGTCAAAGAAcgtcctcttcctcctcctcctcttcagTCGCCGTCGCCGTTGCCGTCTCCGGTCATGGCAACACCAAACGGACCGCCGCCGAATACTACTCTCCTTCCTCCTTGGCTTTCCAATTCTAATGCTGCTGCTAGTTCAAATGTCAGACCGGCTTCACCGTCGGTGACGCTCACCCTTTCTCCGGCGGCATCTAGACCGACAATTCCATGGCTGCAGGTggataacaacaacaacaacaacaacccaTCTCATGTAATGGGTAATCTTCCGATTCATCAAACTGGGGAGAATTTATTGATTGCAGAGATTTTAGATTGCTGTAAAGATCTTGAAGAAGGACATCGAGCATGGGCGGCTCATAAGAAGGAGGCAGCTTGGAGATTGAGAAGGGTTGAACTGCAATTGGAATCTGAGAAGGCGAATCGAAGGAGggagaagattgaagagattgAATCAAAGGTGAAAGCTTTATGGGAAGAACAGAAAGCAAGTCTTGATAGAATTGAAGGTGAGTATAGAGAACAATTGGCTGGACTTAGAAAAGATGCAGAGGTTAAAGAACAGAAATTGGCTGAACAATGGGCGGAGAAGCATCTTCGTGTTACTAAAATTCTTGATCAGACTGGACATAGACAGCAACGGTTACCTGATCCTAATGGTCGTTaa
- the LOC124938921 gene encoding uncharacterized protein LOC124938921 — translation MRDKIDTWEVMKRELKEQFLLGNASWLARESLRRLRHTGSTREYVKSFSSLLLDIRDMSEQDKLFNFLTGLQPWAQTELRRLDVNDLPSAIAGADRLADYKTIGSVSAEPSKPSARDKGKGKECPQRGRVSAIQSQEEEQDDVPSRVNPLQMLGAMQAGAHVPHKARGLMYVKIKINGKEVMAMVDTDATHNFVADREISKLGLEIAQHRSKMKAVNLEAQPVKGQATTELQIGSWKGRVEFMAIPLDDFDVILGIEFLAAAHVAVMPHLGGIFIAAPENPSFIPGRYEAAKEKKATLLSTMQLKKGLRRGEHTYVATLVEMKPDVYSDVPSRVAYLMGRFEDIMPPKLPKVLPPKRNIDHRIELEPGAVIPAKAPYRMGPSELVELRKQLTELLEGGLIRPSKTPYGSPILFQKKTDGSLRMCVDYRALNKIDLRSGYWQVRVATEDVAKTTCVTRYGSYEFLVMPFGLINAPATFCNLMNDVLYERLDRSVVVYLDDILVYSASAEEHYSHLEWVFEKLREHHLYINKGKCEFCLEQINFLGHIVGHGEIRMDPTKVVAIEKWPRPS, via the exons ATGCGCGACAAGATCGACACATGGGAAGTAATGAAGCGAGAACTGAAGGAGCAATTCCTCCTGGGGAATGCTTCTTGGTTAGCCCGCGAGTCCCTCCGCCGTCTACGCCATACTGGTTCCACAAGAGAATATGTAAAAAGCTTCAGTTCCCTTCTGCTTGACATCCGTGATATGTCAGAGCAGGATAAGctgttcaactttttaaccgGACTGCAACCGTGGGCCCAAACCGAGCTAAGAAGATTGGATGTGAATGACCTACCTTCGGCCATTGCTGGGGCCGATCGGTTGGCTGATTACAAAACCATTGGCTCAGTCAGCGCCGAGCCAAGTAAGCCCTCTGCCAGAGACAAGGGGAAGGGCAAA GAATGCCCGCAACGCGGCAGAGTAAGTGCGATCCAAAGTCAAGAGGAGGAACAAGATGATGTGCCTTCTAGGGTGAACCCGCTGCAGATGCTAGGCGCGATGCAGGCCGGTGCCCATGTGCCACATAAGGCCCGTGGCTTGATGTATGTGAAGATCAAGATCAATGGGAAGGAAGTTATGGCTATGGTTGACACCGATGCAACCCATAACTTTGTTGCTGACAGAGAGATCAGCAAACTTGGGCTAGAGATTGCTCAACACCGCTCGAAGATGAAGGCGGTGAATTTAGAAGCTCAGCCAGTCAAGGGGCAGGCCACGACTGAGTTACAAATTGGGTCATGGAAGGGTCGGGTGGAATTCATGGCCATCCCCCTTGATGATTTCGACGTCATCCTAGGAATCGAGTTCCTAGCCGCGGCGCATGTGGCTGTTATGCCACACTTAGGAGGGATTTTCATTGCGGCACCGGAGAATCCATCCTTCATACCCGGGCGCTATGAGGCAGCCAAGGAGAAGAAGGCAACCTTGCTCTCTACCATGCAGCTCAAGAAGGGATTGAGGCGTGGAGAGCACACTTACGTGGCGACATTAGTGGAGATGAAGCCCGACGTATACTCGGATGTGCCTAGTAGAGTTGCATATTTGATGGGGCGGTTTGAAGATATCATGCCGCCCAAGTTACCTAAGGTGTTGCCTCCGAAGAGGAACATTGACCACAGAATTGAGCTGGAACCCGGGGCAGTTATACCGGCGAAGGCTCCTTATCGGATGGGTCCATCAGAGTTGGTGGAATTGAGGAAGCAGCTGACCGAGCTGTTGGAAGGTGGGCTGATTCGACCGAGCAAAACTCCATACGGGTCTCCTATTCTGTTCCAAAAGAAGACGGACGGCTCCTTGCGGATGTGTGTGGATTATCGCGCCCTCAATAAG ATCGACTTGAGATCAGGGTACTGGCAAGTTAGGGTGGCGACCGAAGATGTGGCCAAGACTACGTGTGTGACTCGCTATGGGTCATATGAGTTCCTAGTTATGCCTTTCGGCCTAATCAATGCGCCTGCCACGTTCTGCAACCTGATGAATGATGTCTTGTATGAAAGGTTAGACCGGAGCGTTGTTGTCTACCTTGATGACATCTTGGTCTATAGTGCCTCGGCCGAGGAGCACTATAGCCACTTGGAGTGGGTGTTTGAGAAGCTGCGAGAGCACCACCTCTACATAAACAAGGGAAAATGCGAGTTCTGTTTGGAGCAAATTAATTTCTTAGGGCATATCGTCGGACATGGTGAAATCCGGATGGATCCAACCAAGGTTGTTGCTATCGAGAAGTGGCCACGACCGAGCTGA
- the LOC124938629 gene encoding kinesin-like protein KIN-10B, with amino-acid sequence MATETESLESHHAAKVFTPSKSPVKPKLNSISKVRVIVRVRPFLQLEIASRGDSATSCISVLEQEISPVTVLLKDHETIRNESYKLDSFFGEEDNNLSQIFYREVSPMIPEIFLGCNATVFAYGATGSGKTYTMQGTEEITGLIPLSMSTILSMCQSTGSTAEISYYEIYLDRCYDLLGIKDKEITILEDKDGQIHIKGLSRSSVKSMSEFHEIFSSGNQRRKVAHTCLNDVSSRSHAVLVIYICNANTCVDDSHNVVTGKLNLIDLAGNEDNRKIFNEGIRLQESSKINQSLFALSNVIYALNNNKSRVPYRDSKLTRILQDSLGGNSHALMVACLNPGNYQESVHTVSLAARSRHISNTISSAQRNETPEVKVDMETKLHAWLESKGKAKNARPFESPSCNKTPKAMNSMKLPIANRSSTKQTASNKSCFSIHDTKKRFQHVPNRKLFNNEVSSGIDCTIEHLQHVEEDIHEIRKPAEHASGSVNNTEKMIITNLGDESSSICENIQGLQSSLRKVLTPINSNINAEQIPRGDRVCVVLFDPKTPKTSHSVVHWADESSEIVGTPLDKFNSQSSNLKTSLIQEYVNFLNKASREELIELKGIGQKMADYILEIREESPLKSLNDLEKIGLSSKQVQNMFNRTAKGIFN; translated from the exons ATGGCTACTGAAACGGAATCACTTGAATCTCATCACGCGGCGAAAGTTTTCACACCGTCTAAATCACCTGTAAAGCCAAAACTCAACTCGATCTCGAAAGTCAGAGTGATCGTAAGGGTTCGCCCATTTCTGCAGCTCGAAATCGCATCTAGAGGTGACAGCGCCACCTCTTGTATCTCCGTTCTCGAACAGGAGATTTCTCCTGTCACGGTTCTTCTCAAAGATCATGAAACCAT ACGAAATGAGAGCTATAAATTGGATTCATTCTTTGGAGAAGAAGATAATAACCTGAGCCAGATTTTCTACAGAGAAGTTAGTCCCATGATTCCAGAGATCTTTCTTGGCTGTAATGCCACTGTCTTTGCTTATGGGGCTACTGGCAGTGGCAAAACATATACAATGCAG GGAACTGAAGAGATTACTGGTTTAATTCCCTTATCCATGTCAACAATTTTGTCCATGTGCCAAAGCACTGGAAGCACTGCAGAGATTTCATACTATGAAATCTATTTGGACAGATGTTATGATCTTCTAGGAATTAAAGACAAAGAAATCACAATCTTAGAAGACAAAGATGGACAGATACATATCAAGGGACTTTCGCGCTCCTCTGTTAAATCCATGTCTGAATTTCATGAGATTTTCTCCAGTGGAAATCAAAGGCGAAAGGTTGCACACACGTGTTTGAACGACGTTTCAAGCAGGAGCCATGCTGTGCTAGTAATTTACATTTGCAATGCCAATACTTGTGTTGACGATTCTCACAATGTCGTTACTGGCAAGTTGAACCTTATTGATTTAGCAG GAAATGAAGATAACAGAAAGATATTCAATGAAGGGATTCGGCTCCAAGAAAGCTCCAAAATAAACCAGTCCTTATTTGCATTGTCAAATGTCATTTATGCACTGAATAACAACAAATCTAGAGTACCTTATCGAGATAGCAAACTAACTCGAATACTTCAAGATTCTTTAGGAGGAAATAGTCACGCCCTCATGGTTGCTTGCTTG AATCCAGGAAACTACCAAGAATCTGTTCACACAGTCAGCTTGGCAGCTAGATCACGCCATATCTCTAATACTATTTCTTCGGCTCAAAGAAATGAGACCCCGGAGGTTAAAGTTGACATGGAAACAAAACTCCATGCTTGGCTGGAATCGAAAGGTAAAGCAAAGAATGCAAGACCATTCGAATCACCTTCTTGTAACAAAACTCCAAAGGCTATGAACTCGATGAAGCTGCCTATTGCAAATAGGAGCTCTACAAAGCAAACAGCTAGCAACAAATCATGTTTCTCTATTCATGATACAAAAAAAAG GTTTCAACATGTTCCTAACAGAAAACTTTTCAATAATGAAGTTTCTAGTGGTATTGATTGCACAATTGAG CATTTACAGCATGTGGAAGAAGATATTCATGAGATCAGGAAACCTGCCGAGCATGCATCAG GATCAGTGAACAATACAGAGAAGATGATTATAACTAATTTAGGGGACGAGTCTTCATCAATTTGCGAGAATATACAAGGACTTCAATCCTCCCTAAGAAAAGTGCTCACTCCgattaattcaaacataaacGCAGAACAGATTCCCCGAGGGGACCGCGTATGTGTGGTGCTTTTTGATCCGAAAACACCCAAAACTTCACATTCTGTTGTGCATTGGGCTGATGAGAGCTCTGAGATTGTCGGCACTCCACTTGATAAGTTTAATTCTCAAAGCTCTAATTTAAAG ACTTCTCTTATCCAAGAATATGTCAATTTTCTGAATAAAGCAAGCAG AGAGGAACTTATAGAATTGAAG GGAATTGGACAGAAGATGGCTGATTACATACTCGAGATTAGAGAAGAAAGTCCTCTAAAATCA CTAAATGATTTAGAAAAGATAGGTCTCTCATCCAAACAG GTGCAGAATATGTTCAACAGAACCGCGAAAGGAATATTCAATTGA